The proteins below come from a single Brevundimonas sp. LM2 genomic window:
- a CDS encoding bifunctional (p)ppGpp synthetase/guanosine-3',5'-bis(diphosphate) 3'-pyrophosphohydrolase, with the protein MPVLRQFELIEAVKAYDPTADEALLNRAYVYAMKMHGSQLRASGDPYFAHPIQVAGILTDYRLDTATIVTALLHDVVEDTSATRDDIARMFGEEVAVLVEGVTKLSRLELQAEHTRQAENLRKFILAISRDVRVLLVKLADRLHNMRTLKYVKPEKRERISRETLEVYAPLGRSIGIHSIASELEELAFEHLNPTARTAIERRLEALKLEHGHATEGVAAEIQQVLSEAGIKARVYGRQKTPYSIWRKLQRKSVGFSSLSDIYGFRVLLEVEDDCYRALGVIHRSWPMVPERFKDFISTPKSNNYRSLHTTVVGPGGLRIEMQIRTEAMDRVAEDGVAAHWAYKNQSYGFDQEAMEKDGGRDPLQNLRHLVQVIEHGEGGEDWVEHAKLEMYLDQVFVFTPKGRLITLPRGGMALDFAYSVHTEVGDTAVGVKINGELKPMRTALQNGDVVEIIRGKKREAPADWRSLTVTGRARSAIRRHIRSSEREEFYKLGKTTLEQALIRVGKALADVSLKSVVETLATGTQEDLFDAIGRGRLPANKVVEMLFPALKGTLNLGQERKKIADDKARLFVRGGGLTPGVSIHFGACCTPVPGDRIVGILEPEKGLTVHVIDCQRLADFADDDSVWQDLQWTPQAEQGAVGMARLRATMKNAPGVLGQVATVIGEAGGNILNLRMAHRQSDFFDLDLDVEVADAKHATSIMAALRANPSVDTVERSRG; encoded by the coding sequence ATTCCGGTCTTGCGCCAGTTCGAGCTGATCGAGGCGGTCAAGGCCTATGATCCCACCGCCGACGAGGCCCTGCTGAACCGGGCCTATGTCTATGCGATGAAGATGCACGGCTCGCAGCTGCGGGCCTCGGGCGACCCCTATTTCGCCCATCCGATCCAGGTGGCGGGCATCCTGACCGACTACCGGCTGGACACGGCCACCATCGTCACCGCCCTGCTGCACGACGTGGTCGAGGACACCTCGGCCACGCGCGACGACATCGCCCGCATGTTCGGCGAGGAGGTCGCCGTCTTGGTCGAGGGCGTGACCAAGCTGTCGCGCCTTGAGCTGCAGGCCGAGCACACCCGCCAGGCCGAGAACCTGCGCAAATTCATCCTGGCCATCAGCCGCGACGTGCGGGTCCTGTTGGTCAAGCTGGCCGACCGTCTGCACAACATGCGGACGCTGAAATACGTCAAGCCCGAGAAGCGCGAGCGGATCAGCCGCGAGACGCTGGAGGTCTATGCGCCGCTGGGCCGGTCGATCGGCATCCATTCGATCGCGTCGGAGCTGGAAGAGCTGGCGTTCGAGCATCTGAACCCCACGGCCCGCACCGCCATCGAGCGGCGGCTGGAGGCGCTGAAGCTCGAGCACGGCCACGCCACAGAGGGTGTCGCCGCCGAGATCCAGCAGGTGCTGAGCGAGGCCGGGATCAAGGCCCGAGTCTATGGCCGGCAGAAGACGCCCTATTCGATCTGGAGGAAGCTGCAGCGCAAGTCGGTGGGCTTTTCCTCCCTGTCCGACATCTACGGCTTCCGCGTGCTGCTGGAGGTCGAGGACGACTGCTACCGCGCGCTGGGCGTCATCCACCGGTCGTGGCCGATGGTGCCCGAGCGGTTCAAGGATTTCATCTCCACGCCCAAGTCGAACAACTATCGCTCGCTGCACACCACGGTGGTCGGCCCCGGCGGCCTGCGCATCGAGATGCAGATCCGCACCGAGGCCATGGACCGGGTGGCCGAGGACGGCGTCGCCGCCCACTGGGCCTACAAGAACCAGTCCTATGGCTTCGACCAGGAGGCGATGGAGAAGGACGGCGGCCGCGACCCCCTGCAGAACCTGCGCCACCTCGTCCAGGTGATCGAGCACGGGGAGGGGGGCGAGGACTGGGTCGAGCACGCCAAGCTGGAGATGTACCTGGATCAGGTCTTCGTCTTCACGCCCAAGGGCCGGCTGATCACCCTGCCGCGCGGCGGCATGGCGCTGGACTTCGCCTATTCGGTCCACACCGAGGTCGGGGACACGGCCGTGGGCGTCAAGATCAATGGCGAGCTGAAGCCGATGCGCACCGCGCTGCAGAACGGCGACGTGGTCGAGATCATCCGCGGCAAGAAGCGCGAGGCCCCGGCCGACTGGCGCAGCCTGACCGTCACCGGCCGGGCCCGTTCGGCCATCCGCCGCCACATCCGCTCCTCCGAACGCGAGGAGTTCTACAAACTGGGCAAGACGACGCTGGAGCAGGCCCTGATCCGGGTCGGCAAGGCCCTGGCCGACGTGTCGCTGAAGTCCGTGGTCGAGACCCTGGCCACCGGCACCCAGGAAGACCTGTTCGACGCCATCGGCCGCGGTCGCCTGCCGGCCAACAAGGTCGTGGAGATGCTGTTCCCGGCCCTGAAGGGCACGCTGAACCTGGGCCAGGAACGCAAGAAGATCGCCGACGACAAGGCCCGTCTGTTCGTGCGCGGCGGCGGCCTGACCCCCGGCGTCAGCATCCATTTCGGGGCCTGCTGCACCCCCGTGCCCGGCGACCGCATCGTCGGCATCCTGGAGCCGGAAAAGGGCCTGACCGTCCACGTCATCGACTGCCAGCGCCTGGCCGATTTCGCCGACGACGATAGCGTCTGGCAGGATCTGCAGTGGACGCCCCAGGCCGAACAGGGAGCGGTGGGCATGGCGCGGCTGCGGGCCACGATGAAGAACGCCCCCGGCGTCCTGGGTCAGGTCGCCACCGTCATCGGCGAGGCCGGCGGCAATATCCTGAACCTGCGGATGGCGCACCGCCAGTCCGACTTCTTCGACCTGGACCTGGACGTCGAGGTGGCCGACGCCAAACACGCCACCAGCATCATGGCGGCGCTCCGAGCCAACCCGTCGGTCGACACGGTGGAGCGGTCGCGGGGGTAG
- the rpoZ gene encoding DNA-directed RNA polymerase subunit omega — protein sequence MARVTVEDCIQKVPNRFGLVLLAGNRARAIANGAALTLDRDNDKNPVVALREIADETVVPAELLETVIVALQRVDERTEAEDEAEIVGLLAEPQHMNMAEAELIRALQSDRDGGQEERY from the coding sequence ATGGCTCGCGTCACTGTCGAAGATTGCATCCAGAAGGTGCCGAACCGGTTCGGTCTGGTCCTGCTGGCCGGAAACCGCGCCCGCGCGATCGCCAACGGCGCGGCCCTGACCCTGGATCGCGACAACGACAAGAACCCCGTCGTCGCCCTGCGCGAGATCGCCGACGAGACGGTGGTCCCCGCCGAGCTGCTGGAAACGGTCATCGTCGCCCTGCAGCGCGTCGACGAGCGCACCGAAGCCGAAGACGAGGCGGAGATCGTCGGTCTGCTGGCCGAGCCGCAACACATGAACATGGCCGAGGCCGAACTGATCCGCGCGCTGCAGAGCGACCGGGACGGCGGTCAGGAGGAGCGGTACTGA
- a CDS encoding lytic transglycosylase domain-containing protein gives MIATSLAAVLAVLAPIPQTADLNRQSTPYVSGGTYQTGTLSENDTALFRQGLAAARARDVIGTRNAISGISDPTARKLVEWALVDTSGDQLSFTELAQDKAALTGWPRADSRVAAGEKALDRAGMGPDAALAYFGADRPTTVEGAIALAEALDQRGRRDEARLLIQEWWQTQSFDETNQARILARWGSTLTQRDHEARLNMLLIGPHGPATRAMVSLVSPERQTIANAVLSLRSAYGGDSVVAGLSPNQAMDPNVVLERVRILRAADRQTEGFPLLAALPPAPLNGEAQSTLWSERRNYFLDALERREWAAAYAAMAGHGFPAGERKVDAEFFAGWVALTKLNDPTNAARHFEALRQSSLTPITQGRALYWLGRAAEARGDTAAAQTWYLQGSRHIQTFYGQLSAEKAGITTLTLPADPVITQADVASFGANELVRATRILGETGEMSLFRVFAYALDDTLPGPADLAQLMDMARGYGDGFGAMMVGRAASQRGFLMPERQYPIRIPPTVAGAAPLAFTLAITRQESSFDPRARSAADARGMMQFLPATASGVARRLGMAYSPDRLWDPDYNMTLGSYHLGELTSQFSGSMLLTTVGYNAGPGRVPQWTARCGDPRGGAAGGGIDPIDFIECAPFTETRNYMMRVMENMSVYKARLNGGSAPLTLSQDIAAGANGPRPYQ, from the coding sequence ATGATCGCGACCAGTCTGGCGGCCGTTCTGGCCGTGCTCGCCCCAATTCCGCAAACCGCCGACCTGAACCGGCAGTCGACCCCCTACGTCTCCGGCGGCACGTATCAGACGGGGACGCTCAGCGAGAACGACACCGCCCTGTTCCGTCAGGGATTGGCCGCCGCCCGCGCCCGCGATGTCATCGGGACCCGCAACGCCATCTCCGGCATCAGCGATCCGACCGCGCGCAAACTGGTCGAATGGGCCCTGGTCGATACCTCGGGCGACCAGCTGTCCTTCACCGAACTGGCGCAGGACAAGGCCGCCCTGACCGGCTGGCCCCGCGCCGACAGCCGCGTCGCGGCCGGCGAGAAGGCCCTGGACCGGGCCGGCATGGGGCCGGACGCCGCCCTGGCCTATTTCGGCGCCGACCGGCCGACCACGGTCGAGGGGGCCATCGCCCTGGCCGAGGCGCTGGACCAGCGCGGCCGGCGGGACGAGGCCCGGCTGCTGATCCAGGAGTGGTGGCAGACCCAGTCCTTCGACGAGACCAACCAGGCCCGCATCCTGGCCCGCTGGGGTTCGACCCTGACCCAGCGCGATCACGAGGCGCGGCTGAATATGCTGCTGATCGGACCGCACGGCCCGGCGACGCGGGCCATGGTGTCCCTGGTCTCGCCCGAGCGCCAGACCATCGCCAATGCGGTTCTGTCGCTGCGCAGCGCCTACGGCGGCGATTCGGTCGTGGCCGGCCTGTCGCCGAACCAGGCCATGGATCCGAACGTGGTGCTGGAGCGGGTGCGGATCCTGCGCGCGGCCGATCGCCAGACCGAGGGCTTCCCCCTGCTGGCCGCCCTGCCCCCCGCGCCCCTGAACGGCGAGGCCCAGAGCACGCTGTGGAGCGAGCGCCGCAACTATTTCCTCGACGCCCTGGAGCGCCGCGAATGGGCCGCCGCCTATGCGGCCATGGCCGGCCACGGTTTTCCAGCGGGCGAACGCAAGGTCGATGCCGAATTCTTCGCCGGCTGGGTCGCCCTGACCAAGCTCAACGATCCGACCAACGCCGCACGGCATTTCGAGGCCCTGCGCCAGTCGTCGCTGACCCCGATCACCCAGGGGCGCGCCCTGTACTGGCTGGGTCGCGCGGCCGAGGCGCGGGGCGACACGGCAGCGGCCCAGACCTGGTATCTGCAGGGCAGCCGCCACATCCAGACCTTCTATGGCCAGCTGTCGGCCGAAAAGGCCGGGATCACCACCCTGACCCTGCCCGCCGACCCGGTCATCACCCAGGCCGACGTCGCCAGTTTCGGGGCCAATGAACTGGTCCGCGCGACCCGGATCCTGGGCGAGACCGGCGAGATGAGCCTGTTTCGCGTCTTCGCCTATGCCCTGGACGACACCCTGCCCGGCCCCGCTGACCTGGCCCAGTTGATGGACATGGCGCGCGGCTATGGGGACGGGTTCGGGGCCATGATGGTCGGTCGAGCCGCCAGCCAGCGCGGCTTCCTGATGCCGGAACGGCAATACCCCATCCGCATCCCGCCGACCGTGGCCGGGGCCGCGCCCCTGGCCTTCACCCTGGCCATCACCCGCCAGGAATCCAGCTTCGATCCGCGCGCGCGATCGGCCGCCGACGCGCGCGGGATGATGCAGTTCCTCCCCGCGACGGCGTCTGGCGTCGCGCGCCGCCTGGGCATGGCCTATTCGCCCGACCGCCTGTGGGATCCCGACTACAACATGACGCTGGGCAGCTATCACCTGGGCGAGCTGACGAGCCAGTTCTCGGGCTCCATGCTGCTGACCACCGTCGGCTACAACGCCGGCCCCGGTCGCGTGCCCCAGTGGACCGCCCGCTGCGGCGATCCCCGCGGCGGCGCGGCGGGCGGCGGGATCGATCCGATCGATTTCATCGAATGCGCGCCCTTCACCGAGACCCGCAACTACATGATGCGGGTGATGGAGAACATGTCGGTCTATAAGGCCCGACTGAACGGAGGCTCGGCCCCCCTGACCCTGTCGCAGGACATCGCGGCCGGCGCCAACGGCCCGCGCCCCTATCAGTAG
- the smpB gene encoding SsrA-binding protein SmpB — translation MATTKEKAAAATKAPITKAKLIAENRRARFDYFLEDNLEAGIMLLGTEIKALRMGRANIAESYAAVEGREIVLINADIPPYAQANRFNHEPRRPRKLLLHRKQIDRLIGAVQKDGQTIIPLRLYLNDDGKAKLEIALAKGKKLHDKREASADRDWARDKARLMRDKG, via the coding sequence ATGGCCACGACAAAGGAAAAGGCCGCCGCCGCCACCAAGGCCCCGATCACCAAGGCCAAGCTGATCGCCGAGAACCGCCGCGCGCGGTTCGACTATTTCCTCGAGGACAATCTCGAGGCCGGGATCATGCTGCTGGGCACCGAGATCAAGGCCCTGCGCATGGGGCGGGCCAATATCGCCGAGAGCTATGCGGCGGTGGAGGGGCGCGAGATCGTGCTGATCAACGCCGACATCCCGCCCTATGCCCAGGCCAACCGGTTCAACCACGAGCCGCGCCGCCCGCGGAAGCTGCTGCTGCACAGGAAGCAGATCGACCGGCTGATTGGGGCGGTCCAGAAGGATGGCCAGACCATCATCCCGCTGCGCCTCTATCTGAACGACGACGGCAAGGCCAAGCTGGAGATCGCCCTCGCCAAGGGCAAGAAGCTGCACGACAAGCGCGAGGCCTCGGCCGACCGCGACTGGGCCCGAGACAAGGCCCGGCTGATGCGGGACAAGGGCTAG
- the dnaE gene encoding DNA polymerase III subunit alpha, with translation MTDAPVQTGFVHLRVRSAYSLLEGAIKAGKVGKLAADAGMPAVGVADRVNLFGALEFSEAAKAVGVQPLIACALPVTGIGGRRSERWAKVPTVVLICQDEAGWRNLCALSSSAYLDAGDEEPNVAWSQVVARSEGLILLSGGPDGPVDPLFAHNNPIEGARALAAMAEAFGDRFYVELQRHGLPDEAAAERGLVDWAYAHDAPLVATNDVHYARREQARSHDALLCIADGAFTGQEDRRRITDQHFFRSAAEMRTLFVDLPEACDSTIEIARRCAFLVKTHPPILPRFDTGDGRTEPDELMHQAREGLKARLRLVTPSAPESEYWTRLEWEVGIITQMGFPGYFLIVADFIKWAKSHGIPVGPGRGSGAGSLVAWALTITDLDPLRFGLLFERFLNPERVSMPDFDIDFCQERREEVITYVQERYGKDRVAQIITFGTLQARAVLRDVGRVLQMPLGQVDRLAKMIPNNPAAPTTLAQAIEIEPRLREARDTDRAVATLLATALELEGLYRNASTHAAGIVIGDRPLVELTPLYQDPRSDIPATQFNMKWVEPAGLVKFDFLGLKTLTVLDRAHGYLSRRGAAQDFNLLPLDDTRTYELMASGQTVGVFQLESQGMRDTLRKMRCGSIEEITALISLYRPGPMEMIDTYIDRKFGRAEVDYLHPTLKETLSETYGVIIYQEQVMKIAQVLAGYSLGEADLLRRAMGKKKKEEMDFQKARFIKGASEKSVPEAQSDSIFELVAKFAGYGFNKSHAAAYALISYQTGWLKANHPVEFFAASMSLDLSNTDKLAVFYQDARKFGVPVRAPDVNASSADFDVAWREGEGAVLYALGAIRNVGLEAMKHVVEVRETGGRFADIFDFLERVDPRAVNKRALEGLAKAGAFDSIHPNRRQLFEQADTLMAYCQSVAADRSSSQVSLFGADQAGAARPRLKSVEPWVGPERLDQELSAVGFYLSGHPLEDMEGALRRKRITFVAEAVQRAEQGHDAFMMAGVVRRRQERASAKNGEKFAFVTFSDPTGEFECLFPPEQLRKCRDLLEVGSALMVRVRAKSSDGEVRFFGDDCSKLETLVDDSTVGLRVHVSARTTDPAAIQARLARAVAAGKGGEITLIASLDGRREVEMRLPGRYRLDGALRGALKSAPGVLMLEEA, from the coding sequence ATCACCGACGCCCCCGTCCAGACCGGTTTCGTCCACCTGAGGGTCCGCTCGGCCTATTCGCTGCTGGAAGGCGCGATCAAGGCGGGCAAGGTCGGCAAACTGGCGGCGGACGCGGGCATGCCGGCGGTCGGGGTGGCGGACCGGGTCAATCTGTTCGGGGCGCTGGAGTTCTCGGAAGCGGCCAAGGCCGTGGGCGTTCAACCCCTGATCGCCTGTGCCTTGCCGGTGACCGGGATCGGCGGCAGGCGGTCCGAGCGCTGGGCCAAGGTGCCGACCGTGGTGCTGATCTGTCAGGACGAGGCCGGCTGGCGCAACCTGTGCGCCCTGTCGTCGTCGGCCTATCTGGACGCCGGCGACGAGGAGCCGAACGTGGCCTGGAGCCAGGTGGTGGCGCGGTCCGAGGGGCTGATCCTGCTGTCCGGCGGTCCGGACGGCCCGGTTGACCCCCTGTTCGCCCACAACAACCCTATCGAGGGGGCCAGGGCCCTGGCGGCCATGGCGGAGGCCTTCGGCGACCGCTTCTATGTCGAGCTGCAGCGCCACGGCCTGCCGGACGAGGCGGCGGCCGAGCGGGGCCTGGTCGACTGGGCCTACGCCCACGACGCGCCGCTGGTAGCCACCAACGACGTCCACTACGCCCGGCGCGAGCAGGCCCGGTCGCACGACGCCCTGCTGTGCATCGCCGACGGGGCCTTCACCGGCCAGGAAGACCGCCGCCGCATCACCGACCAGCATTTCTTCCGCAGCGCCGCCGAGATGCGGACCCTGTTCGTGGACCTGCCCGAGGCCTGCGACAGCACGATCGAGATCGCCCGCCGCTGCGCCTTCCTGGTCAAGACCCACCCGCCGATTCTGCCCCGGTTCGACACCGGCGACGGCCGCACCGAGCCCGACGAGCTCATGCACCAGGCCCGCGAGGGTCTGAAGGCGCGGCTGAGGCTGGTGACGCCCTCGGCGCCGGAGTCCGAATACTGGACCCGGCTGGAGTGGGAGGTCGGGATCATCACCCAGATGGGCTTCCCCGGCTATTTCCTGATCGTGGCCGACTTCATCAAATGGGCCAAGTCGCACGGCATTCCCGTGGGACCGGGCCGGGGGTCGGGGGCGGGGTCTCTGGTGGCCTGGGCCCTGACCATCACCGATCTGGATCCCCTGCGGTTCGGCCTGCTGTTCGAGCGGTTCCTGAACCCCGAACGGGTCTCCATGCCCGACTTCGACATCGACTTCTGCCAGGAGCGGCGGGAGGAGGTGATCACCTATGTTCAGGAGCGCTACGGCAAGGACCGGGTGGCCCAGATCATCACCTTCGGTACCCTGCAGGCGCGGGCCGTGCTGCGCGACGTCGGCCGGGTGCTGCAGATGCCGCTGGGCCAGGTCGATCGTCTGGCCAAGATGATCCCCAACAACCCGGCCGCCCCGACCACCCTGGCCCAGGCGATCGAGATCGAGCCGCGCCTGCGCGAGGCGCGCGACACCGATCGGGCGGTGGCGACCCTGCTGGCGACGGCGCTGGAGCTGGAGGGGCTGTACCGTAACGCCTCGACCCACGCCGCCGGCATCGTCATCGGCGACCGGCCCCTGGTCGAGCTGACGCCGCTGTACCAGGACCCGCGCTCGGACATCCCCGCCACCCAGTTCAACATGAAATGGGTCGAGCCCGCCGGCCTGGTGAAGTTCGACTTCCTGGGGCTGAAGACCCTGACCGTGCTGGACCGGGCCCACGGCTATCTGTCGCGGCGCGGGGCGGCCCAGGACTTCAACCTGCTGCCGCTGGACGACACCCGGACCTATGAGCTGATGGCCTCGGGCCAGACGGTCGGGGTGTTCCAGCTGGAATCCCAGGGCATGCGCGACACCCTGCGCAAGATGCGCTGCGGCTCCATCGAGGAGATCACCGCCCTGATCTCCCTGTACCGGCCCGGGCCGATGGAGATGATCGACACCTATATCGACCGGAAATTCGGCCGGGCCGAGGTCGATTACCTGCACCCGACCCTGAAGGAGACGCTGTCAGAGACCTACGGCGTCATCATCTACCAGGAACAGGTGATGAAGATCGCCCAGGTCCTGGCCGGCTACAGCCTGGGCGAGGCCGACCTGCTGCGCCGGGCCATGGGCAAGAAGAAGAAGGAGGAGATGGATTTCCAGAAGGCGCGCTTCATCAAGGGCGCGTCCGAGAAGTCCGTGCCGGAGGCGCAGTCCGACTCCATCTTCGAACTGGTGGCCAAGTTCGCCGGCTACGGCTTCAACAAGTCCCACGCCGCCGCCTATGCGCTGATTTCGTACCAAACCGGCTGGCTGAAGGCCAACCACCCGGTCGAGTTCTTCGCCGCCTCGATGAGCCTGGATCTGTCGAACACCGACAAGCTGGCGGTCTTCTACCAGGACGCGCGCAAGTTCGGCGTGCCGGTGCGCGCGCCCGATGTGAACGCCTCCTCGGCCGATTTCGACGTCGCCTGGCGCGAAGGGGAGGGGGCCGTGCTGTACGCCCTGGGGGCGATCCGCAATGTGGGCCTGGAGGCCATGAAACACGTGGTCGAGGTGCGCGAGACCGGCGGGCGGTTCGCCGACATCTTCGACTTCCTCGAGCGGGTCGATCCGCGCGCCGTGAACAAGCGGGCGCTGGAGGGACTGGCCAAGGCCGGGGCCTTCGATTCCATCCACCCGAACCGGCGTCAGCTGTTCGAACAGGCCGACACCCTGATGGCCTATTGCCAGAGCGTGGCGGCCGACCGGTCCTCGTCCCAGGTCAGTCTGTTCGGGGCCGATCAGGCGGGGGCGGCCCGGCCCCGGCTCAAGAGCGTCGAACCCTGGGTCGGGCCCGAGCGGCTGGATCAGGAGCTGTCGGCCGTGGGCTTCTACCTGTCGGGCCACCCGCTGGAGGACATGGAGGGGGCGCTGCGCAGGAAGCGCATCACCTTCGTCGCCGAGGCGGTGCAGCGGGCCGAACAGGGCCACGACGCCTTCATGATGGCCGGGGTGGTGCGCCGCCGTCAGGAGCGGGCCAGCGCCAAGAACGGCGAGAAATTCGCCTTCGTCACCTTCTCGGACCCGACCGGCGAATTCGAATGCCTGTTCCCGCCGGAACAGCTGCGCAAATGCCGCGACCTGCTGGAGGTCGGCTCGGCCCTGATGGTACGGGTCCGGGCCAAGTCGTCGGACGGGGAGGTGCGGTTCTTCGGCGACGACTGTTCGAAGCTGGAGACCCTGGTGGACGACTCGACGGTCGGCCTTCGCGTTCACGTCTCGGCCCGCACCACCGATCCCGCCGCCATCCAGGCCCGGCTGGCGCGGGCGGTGGCCGCCGGGAAGGGCGGCGAGATCACCCTGATCGCCTCCCTGGACGGGCGGCGCGAGGTCGAGATGCGTCTGCCTGGACGCTATCGTCTGGACGGGGCGCTGCGCGGGGCGCTGAAGTCCGCGCCCGGCGTGCTGATGCTCGAGGAGGCGTGA
- a CDS encoding uracil-DNA glycosylase: MTDRPDPEPPRDCPLCPRLVAYRAENRRQNPDWWNGPAPSFGDPDARLLVAGLAPGRTGANRTGRPFTGDGAGVILYQTLLKTGFATGTYDARPDDGLTLVDCMITNAVRCAPPLNKPLPVEEATCRPFLQARLAALPRLKVIVTLGDVSRRSVLKALGLPGSAMASGHGVEAEVGGYVLLNSYHCSRLNTNTGRLTPEMFQAVFERARAIIAKA, translated from the coding sequence ATGACAGATCGACCGGATCCCGAACCGCCGCGCGACTGTCCGCTGTGCCCGCGCCTGGTCGCCTATCGCGCCGAGAACCGGCGTCAGAACCCCGACTGGTGGAACGGCCCGGCCCCCTCGTTCGGCGACCCCGACGCGCGGCTCCTGGTGGCCGGCCTGGCCCCCGGTCGGACGGGGGCGAACCGGACCGGGCGACCCTTCACCGGCGATGGCGCCGGCGTGATCCTGTACCAGACCCTGCTGAAGACCGGCTTCGCCACCGGCACCTATGACGCGCGGCCCGACGACGGTCTGACCCTGGTGGACTGCATGATCACCAACGCCGTCCGCTGCGCCCCGCCGCTGAACAAGCCCCTGCCGGTCGAGGAGGCGACCTGCCGCCCGTTCCTGCAGGCCCGGCTCGCCGCCCTCCCCCGGCTGAAGGTCATCGTCACCCTGGGCGACGTCTCGCGCCGCAGCGTGCTGAAGGCCTTGGGTCTGCCCGGTTCGGCCATGGCCTCGGGCCACGGCGTGGAGGCCGAGGTCGGCGGCTATGTCCTGCTCAACAGCTATCACTGCTCGCGGCTGAACACGAACACGGGGCGGCTGACGCCTGAGATGTTCCAGGCCGTCTTCGAGCGGGCCCGGGCGATCATCGCTAAGGCCTGA
- the folK gene encoding 2-amino-4-hydroxy-6-hydroxymethyldihydropteridine diphosphokinase: protein MGITPETSTSDTQAGLVNIDGPQGLDEAVFVALGCNDKGVWADCREALEAVLARFRSEGIDVVARSSWWASQAWPNPNDPPFLNGVVLVRTAHDPHALMAALGRIEEAFGRRRTALNAPRTLDLDLIAYGREQGDCGGLILPHPRAAERRFVMGPLAEIAPDWVHPVAGQTATALLSAAQVGRDARPLA from the coding sequence ATGGGAATCACTCCGGAAACATCGACCTCGGACACCCAGGCGGGCCTCGTCAACATTGACGGCCCTCAGGGTCTGGACGAGGCCGTCTTCGTCGCGCTGGGGTGCAATGACAAGGGGGTCTGGGCCGACTGCCGCGAGGCGCTCGAGGCGGTCCTGGCACGATTCCGGTCGGAGGGGATCGATGTGGTCGCCCGGTCGTCCTGGTGGGCGTCCCAGGCCTGGCCCAACCCGAACGATCCGCCCTTCCTGAACGGCGTGGTTCTGGTCCGCACCGCCCACGACCCCCATGCCTTGATGGCGGCCCTGGGCCGGATCGAGGAGGCGTTCGGGCGCCGCCGCACGGCGCTCAATGCCCCCCGGACCTTGGACCTGGACCTGATCGCCTATGGGCGGGAACAGGGGGACTGCGGCGGCCTGATTCTGCCGCACCCGCGCGCGGCGGAGCGGCGCTTCGTCATGGGGCCGCTGGCGGAGATCGCGCCGGATTGGGTGCATCCTGTCGCCGGCCAGACGGCCACAGCCCTGCTGAGCGCGGCACAGGTGGGTCGGGATGCGCGCCCATTGGCCTGA
- the dapA gene encoding 4-hydroxy-tetrahydrodipicolinate synthase, producing MTAPLFKGVITALITPLRDGNVDEAAFETLLERQIAAGVHGVVPMGTTGESASLTSDEHRRVVELCVRLSSGRVRVIAGAGSSSTDKAIALVRHAKTVGADGALVVTPYYNRPSQAGLKAHFEAIAEAVQLPLLLYNVPGRTGVDLADTTVAELADHPNIVGLKDATGDLGRISWMRAHITGQFDLISGDDASFLGYAAHGGVGVISVVSNVAPEAMVALYDALQTGDLAAARSWQDRLIGLHQALFADASPSPTKYALARLGLCGEEVRLPLVPTSAEARTRVDAALSMAGIV from the coding sequence ATGACCGCCCCCTTGTTCAAGGGTGTGATCACCGCCCTGATCACACCACTTCGTGACGGAAACGTGGACGAAGCCGCTTTCGAGACCCTGCTGGAACGCCAGATCGCCGCCGGCGTCCACGGCGTCGTGCCGATGGGCACCACCGGCGAAAGCGCCAGCCTGACCTCGGACGAACACCGGCGCGTGGTGGAGCTGTGCGTGCGTCTGTCGTCCGGCCGCGTGCGGGTCATCGCCGGGGCCGGTTCGTCGTCCACGGACAAGGCGATCGCCCTGGTGCGCCATGCCAAGACCGTCGGGGCCGACGGTGCCCTGGTCGTCACCCCCTATTACAACCGGCCGTCCCAGGCCGGGCTGAAGGCCCATTTCGAGGCGATCGCGGAGGCGGTCCAGCTGCCGCTGCTGCTCTACAATGTGCCGGGCCGGACCGGGGTCGATCTCGCGGATACGACCGTGGCCGAACTGGCCGACCATCCGAACATCGTCGGGCTGAAGGACGCGACCGGGGACCTGGGCCGGATCAGCTGGATGCGGGCCCATATCACCGGCCAGTTCGATCTGATCTCCGGCGATGACGCCAGCTTTCTGGGCTATGCGGCGCATGGGGGCGTGGGGGTCATCTCGGTGGTGTCGAACGTCGCGCCCGAGGCCATGGTGGCGCTGTACGACGCGCTGCAGACCGGCGACCTCGCGGCCGCCCGGTCGTGGCAGGACCGGCTGATCGGCCTGCATCAGGCCCTGTTCGCCGACGCCTCGCCGTCCCCGACAAAGTACGCCTTGGCGCGGCTCGGCCTGTGCGGGGAAGAGGTGCGATTGCCGCTGGTGCCGACGTCTGCAGAGGCGCGCACGCGGGTCGATGCCGCTCTGTCGATGGCGGGGATCGTCTGA